Sequence from the Paenibacillus tundrae genome:
CGGTACATTGACCACGTTTTTGCCAAGACTTGCATAGTTCTCACTCACATAGCGCAAACCGAGCGCTTGAAGTGCAAACGTTGTATCCATGATCTCAGCCGGATGGCCATCAGCCGCCCCCAAGTTCACAAGACGACCTTCAGCTAACAAGTACATCTTACGTCCATCTTTGAAGCGATATTCTTCAATGTTACGACGAACTGTGCGAATAGACTCGGAACGTTTAGCAAGCTCAGGCTTATTCACTTCGACATCAAAGTGACCTGCATTACTTAGGATTGCACCATCTTTCATTACATCATAATGCTCACCTGTAATTACGTCTTTGTTTCCTGTAACTGCGATGAAGAAATCACCGATCTTCGCTGCTTCCACCATCGTCATCACACGGAATCCATCCATGTGCGCCTCTACCGCTTTGATTGGGTCAATCTCGGTTACGATAACATTCGCTCCGAGCCCTTTGGCACGCATAGCTACACCTTTTCCACACCAGCCATAACCTGCAACAACGACGTTCTTCCCTGCAACGACCAGGTTGGTCGTACGGATAATTCCATCAAATGCAGACTGACCCGTGCCATAGCGGTTATCGAACAAGTATTTGCAATAAGCGTCATTAACTGCAACCATCGGGAATTGCAATTGGCCTTCTTTCGCCAATGCTTTCAGACGAATAATACCTGTTGTCGTTTCCTCTGCACCACCACGAATCGTTGCAGCCAGGTCAGGACGTTCTGAGGCAATAATCGTAGCAAAGTCGCCACCATCATCAATGATGAGATCAGGCTTCACTTCAAGAGCGCGAAGTTGAAGCTGTTTGAACTCGGCAGGTTCTGGATTGTATTTTGCATATACCGTTACGCCATCTTCAACAAGCGCGGCACACACATCATCCTGCGTGGACAATGGGTTACTGTGGGTAATCGTCACTTCTGCCCCACCAGCCTGAATCACTTTAGCAAGATAAGCCGTTTTGGCTTCAAGGTGAAGGCAGATCGCAACTTTGAGTCCTTTGAATGGAAGATCCTGCTCAAATTGACGGCGAATCCGGTTTAAGACAGGCATGTGCGCCTCGACCCAATCAATTTTCAAATGTCCTTCTGGAGCAAGCCCCATATCTTTCACGATACTATTTTGCAGCGCGGGTGTTGTCATTACAGATCCTCCTTAGATTGTATTCCTTCTATTATAAAGAGCATTACAGTCTGATCACTTGATGTTGCCCACGGAATTCACGGTGATCTTGAATCAATTCTTCAATCCATTCGGTTCCGAAGCGATTCAGATAATAGAGCGCATTGTGCACGCGTTCTTGTGGTTTATTCATTGGGAAAAGAGCATTTTGTATGCCATTCCAATGACTAAGCCCCACCTGATGTTTAAGTGAAATCGCTTTGTTCGTCTGGTTTTGCAGATACTGAATTTGTTCGTTGATCTTTCTTAAATTCGTATCACAGATTCGATCTAGACCGGGATGAATTGCCGTAATTTGCTCAATCAAAGGACGATAGATATCAGCAATCGCCTGACTAGCCTGGCTGAATTGTTCTTCTACCTGAAATGTCTCTTGACCAGCAAGCCACTGATCACGTTTTTCTTCGAGATGGTACTGCACATCTTGGAAAGAAAGCCCGTACTGATTCATATGTTTCTGATGAACATCCTCAAGGATGGTAAATGACAAACGTGGTAACAGAATGGGCATCTGAAGACCAAACTGTGTAAATGCAGTGCGTGTCAAACCCCAATAGGAGATCTCACCTTGCCCCAAAATAACAGCGATAACAGGCAGGATTGAATCCTGCATTAACGGACGAGTGAGTACGTTATTACTGAATCTCTCGGGATGTTCTGCCAGCTCTTGTAACAAGCGTTCTTCTGAGAAGGAAACCAGACCTTTCCGATCCGTGTATAGACCGTCCTTCAAAAGCAACAACAGGCGTGCTCCTCCATGAATGTAAAACAAGTTGGCACCGTCATCTGCAACTTCTGCTGGCATGTCGTAGCCTGCTTCTTTCACTAATGAAGCTCCGTGAAGATAAGCCTCACGCAATATATCATTTTCACGAATGATCCGTTCAAAAACGGGTTGCTCTAATTGGCGAAGATCCGGCGAAGCAGCATCCATCAGGATAAGTCCACTTTTGCCAAACAACGCAGCAATCAATCGAGCAAAAGCATCACTAAGATTGGAACTTGAGTTATGGATATCAACCAGCAGTTTCATTAAGTTCGGTTTATGTACCGTGTCAGGTAATAGATGCTCTACCTGCTCAATTGAAGTCATCCACTGTTCTGTGTCAACCTTCACGTTACTGACCGAATCACGCCCCTCAAAGCGTCCATGCAGCTTCAGCTTCACGATATCGCCTTGGGTATCCGGTAAATAGGTGTGGTTAACCTCATCCCAGTCATGATCTTCTCCCGCAATCCAGAAGACGGGTACAACCGGGCGCTG
This genomic interval carries:
- a CDS encoding adenosylhomocysteinase, yielding MTTPALQNSIVKDMGLAPEGHLKIDWVEAHMPVLNRIRRQFEQDLPFKGLKVAICLHLEAKTAYLAKVIQAGGAEVTITHSNPLSTQDDVCAALVEDGVTVYAKYNPEPAEFKQLQLRALEVKPDLIIDDGGDFATIIASERPDLAATIRGGAEETTTGIIRLKALAKEGQLQFPMVAVNDAYCKYLFDNRYGTGQSAFDGIIRTTNLVVAGKNVVVAGYGWCGKGVAMRAKGLGANVIVTEIDPIKAVEAHMDGFRVMTMVEAAKIGDFFIAVTGNKDVITGEHYDVMKDGAILSNAGHFDVEVNKPELAKRSESIRTVRRNIEEYRFKDGRKMYLLAEGRLVNLGAADGHPAEIMDTTFALQALGLRYVSENYASLGKNVVNVPYEIDQQVASYKLESLDITIDSLSAEQEKYLDSWKF
- the bshC gene encoding bacillithiol biosynthesis cysteine-adding enzyme BshC; translated protein: MKGVTEALRSGSRLAEDYICSRDAARGLYEYDIHWESELDRRAEWLDQSEDTRINRQDLVEYLRIYNKRLNPDDAVQRSLDRLADENALVVTGGQQSGLLTGPLFVIYKAASVVAAAREAETRLQRPVVPVFWIAGEDHDWDEVNHTYLPDTQGDIVKLKLHGRFEGRDSVSNVKVDTEQWMTSIEQVEHLLPDTVHKPNLMKLLVDIHNSSSNLSDAFARLIAALFGKSGLILMDAASPDLRQLEQPVFERIIRENDILREAYLHGASLVKEAGYDMPAEVADDGANLFYIHGGARLLLLLKDGLYTDRKGLVSFSEERLLQELAEHPERFSNNVLTRPLMQDSILPVIAVILGQGEISYWGLTRTAFTQFGLQMPILLPRLSFTILEDVHQKHMNQYGLSFQDVQYHLEEKRDQWLAGQETFQVEEQFSQASQAIADIYRPLIEQITAIHPGLDRICDTNLRKINEQIQYLQNQTNKAISLKHQVGLSHWNGIQNALFPMNKPQERVHNALYYLNRFGTEWIEELIQDHREFRGQHQVIRL